From one Lotus japonicus ecotype B-129 chromosome 3, LjGifu_v1.2 genomic stretch:
- the LOC130749869 gene encoding transcriptional regulator SUPERMAN-like produces the protein MKRSCSLRSTPTSFSSSSNKYQMENCNSHCMNGSEDYMNGLPWPQRSYTCSFCRKEFKSAQALGGHMNVHRRDRARLRQLSPTDLNLNLNNNPNCSSTSSLSLLPPPPSSSSNSSSATIPKPAAASTLLPLFVSPCTPPPPSSSSSWVVVDGILWSTKPSEPAKPEIAESLSGNIGEYKAFVSREDRCRMLKKDKILRMDLEIGLPTSYDLDLELRLGT, from the coding sequence ATGAAGAGGAGCTGCAGTTTGAGGAGCACCCCCACCAgcttcagcagcagcagcaacaagtACCAAATGGAAAACTGCAACTCTCATTGTATGAATGGATCAGAGGACTACATGAATGGGCTCCCATGGCCACAAAGATCATACACTTGTAgcttctgcagaaaagagttcAAGTCAGCTCAGGCACTTGGTGGCCACATGAATGTTCATAGGAGGGATAGAGCAAGGCTAAGGCAATTATCCCCAACTGATCTCAACCTTAACCTTAACAACAACCCTAACTGCTCATCAACCTCTTCTTTGTCCttattaccaccaccaccatcatcatcttcaaattcttcttcTGCAACAATACCCAAGCCTGCAGCTGCTTCCACATTATTACCCTTGTTTGTTTCTCCCtgtactcctcctcctccttcatcatcatcatcatgggtTGTTGTGGATGGCATCTTATGGAGCACAAAGCCCTCAGAACCTGCAAAACCCGAGATTGCAGAGTCTTTATCAGGGAATATTGGAGAATATAAAGCTTTTGTTTCACGTGAAGATAGGTGTCGAATGTTGAAGAAAGATAAGATCCTCAGGATGGACTTGGAGATAGGTTTGCCTACAAGTTATGATTTAGATCTGGAGCTTCGTCTGGGTACTTAA